In the Candidatus Saccharibacteria bacterium oral taxon 488 genome, one interval contains:
- the pnp gene encoding polyribonucleotide nucleotidyltransferase — protein sequence MAIINPSGKEIFSVTTELCGRPLTLEVNRVGFRTTGSVLVRYGDTVVLGSAQVGSRPVQLDYFPLSIDYEERFYAAGKISGSRFIKREGRPSDEAVLIGRLIDRPIRPLFPKGYRQEVQVVATVLSMDPDFRPDVVAMIAASSALMLTGTPFDGPVAGLRVGRVNGEFKAFLTPEEREQSDLDLVVAGIESGITMVEAGAREVSEEVIVDAMVWAHQMMQPAIQVQRELAAKVAPAAQEYELVLPDEAIQQTADAWVDGKLGEKIRRPYPERNEMISNICAEFHEAMAKKLGIDEEEYSEVRNDYDEAFTLALHKDVRRGIVEEGKRPDGRALTEIRPLSSEVGLLPRAHGSSLFTRGVTQGMNIVTLAPLSYAQLVDTMEVNDGERRYMHHYNAPGYTVGEVKRMGSPGRREIGHGYLAERALTPVLPSEEDFPYAIRSVTEIMSQNGSTSMAATCSSCLALMDAGVPLSAPVSGIAMGLMMDGDIPYVLSDIADAEDFAGDMDFKVTGTAKGITALQMDMKVHGLPVAVLRQAIEQSKAGRAFILDHMLSILPAPREALSPYAPRIEKLKIDPDKIGAVIGKGGEVINKITSETGAEVDIKEDGLITIASPNGESIEKALNWIKSLVEEPEVGKIYEGKVVSIKDFGAFVNILPGVDGMVHISKLADHRVAKVTDVVKEGQTVRVKITGIDERGKINLTMIGL from the coding sequence ATGGCAATTATTAATCCAAGTGGTAAGGAGATTTTTTCGGTTACGACGGAATTATGCGGGCGGCCGTTGACGCTGGAGGTCAACCGGGTCGGCTTCCGGACGACCGGTAGTGTGCTGGTGCGTTACGGCGATACGGTGGTTTTGGGCAGTGCTCAGGTGGGCAGCCGGCCGGTGCAGCTAGATTATTTCCCGCTGTCGATTGATTATGAAGAGCGGTTTTATGCGGCGGGTAAAATTTCTGGCTCGCGGTTTATTAAGCGCGAGGGTCGGCCGAGCGACGAGGCGGTGCTGATCGGCCGGTTGATCGACCGTCCGATTCGGCCGCTGTTTCCAAAGGGCTACCGCCAAGAAGTGCAAGTAGTGGCGACAGTCTTAAGCATGGATCCGGATTTCCGCCCGGACGTGGTGGCGATGATTGCAGCGTCGAGTGCCTTGATGCTGACCGGCACGCCGTTTGACGGGCCGGTGGCGGGCCTGCGGGTGGGTCGTGTGAACGGCGAGTTTAAGGCCTTTTTGACGCCGGAGGAGCGTGAGCAATCTGATTTGGATCTGGTGGTGGCTGGTATCGAGAGTGGTATCACCATGGTGGAGGCCGGCGCTCGGGAGGTGTCAGAAGAGGTGATCGTCGATGCGATGGTGTGGGCGCACCAGATGATGCAGCCAGCGATTCAGGTGCAGCGAGAGTTGGCAGCCAAAGTGGCGCCAGCCGCACAAGAATATGAATTAGTTTTACCTGATGAAGCAATTCAGCAGACGGCTGATGCGTGGGTTGATGGCAAGCTGGGCGAGAAAATTCGCCGACCATATCCGGAGCGCAACGAAATGATTAGCAATATTTGCGCTGAATTTCATGAAGCGATGGCCAAAAAACTTGGCATAGACGAAGAAGAATATAGTGAAGTTCGCAATGATTATGATGAGGCGTTCACATTGGCGCTACACAAAGATGTGCGCCGCGGTATCGTTGAGGAAGGGAAGCGCCCAGATGGCCGTGCCTTGACGGAAATCCGCCCGCTCAGCTCAGAGGTTGGCTTGCTGCCGCGAGCGCACGGTTCGAGCTTGTTTACTCGCGGGGTGACGCAGGGCATGAATATCGTGACCTTGGCACCGCTGAGTTACGCGCAGCTGGTTGATACCATGGAGGTCAACGACGGCGAACGGCGCTACATGCATCATTACAATGCGCCAGGTTATACGGTTGGTGAGGTTAAGCGGATGGGTAGCCCGGGCCGCCGCGAGATTGGCCACGGCTACTTGGCGGAGCGAGCCTTGACGCCGGTGTTGCCGAGCGAAGAAGACTTCCCGTACGCCATTCGCAGCGTTACCGAAATTATGAGCCAGAACGGTTCGACGTCGATGGCAGCGACCTGTTCGAGCTGTCTGGCGTTGATGGATGCTGGCGTGCCTCTCTCGGCACCAGTTAGCGGTATCGCCATGGGTCTGATGATGGACGGTGATATACCGTACGTATTGAGCGATATTGCCGATGCCGAGGACTTTGCCGGTGACATGGACTTCAAGGTGACTGGTACAGCCAAGGGCATCACGGCGCTGCAGATGGATATGAAGGTGCATGGTTTGCCGGTGGCAGTGCTGCGCCAAGCGATTGAGCAGAGTAAGGCTGGCCGGGCATTTATCCTTGACCATATGCTAAGTATTTTGCCAGCGCCGCGCGAAGCACTCAGCCCATACGCGCCGCGGATTGAAAAGCTAAAAATTGACCCAGATAAAATCGGCGCGGTCATTGGCAAGGGCGGCGAGGTGATTAACAAGATCACCAGCGAGACTGGCGCCGAGGTTGATATTAAGGAAGACGGCTTGATCACCATCGCCAGCCCGAATGGCGAATCGATCGAGAAAGCTCTCAATTGGATCAAGAGCCTGGTTGAGGAGCCGGAAGTTGGCAAAATCTATGAGGGCAAGGTGGTCAGTATCAAAGATTTCGGAGCCTTCGTGAATATTCTGCCGGGAGTTGACGGGATGGTGCATATCTCGAAGCTGGCCGATCATCGCGTGGCTAAGGTGACTGATGTGGTCAAGGAAGGACAAACCGTTCGCGTGAAAATCACTGGTATTGATGAGCGCGGTAAGATTAACTTGACGATGATCGGGTTGTAA
- a CDS encoding uracil-DNA glycosylase, which yields MDEAAQLEVLAAEIIAGDICHDLALQATQLVIGDGRADADIVFIGEAPGKNEDLQGKPFVGAAGTFLDEMLAAAQLRRQDVYITNIVKYRPPNNRDPLPEEKRAFWPYLMRQLQIIQPKVVITLGRHSGMAFIPDLAISRDHGNPRWAQFNGLKFLVIPLYHPAAALYNGALRQTLIDDFVRAAQLAVQASA from the coding sequence ATGGATGAGGCAGCGCAACTGGAGGTTTTGGCGGCAGAGATTATCGCTGGTGATATTTGTCATGACTTGGCGCTGCAGGCGACGCAGCTGGTGATAGGTGATGGTCGGGCTGACGCAGACATTGTATTTATCGGTGAAGCGCCAGGAAAAAACGAAGATCTTCAGGGCAAACCATTCGTTGGGGCAGCTGGTACATTTCTTGACGAGATGTTAGCCGCAGCCCAGTTACGTCGTCAAGATGTCTATATCACCAATATCGTTAAATATCGGCCGCCAAACAATCGTGACCCGCTGCCGGAGGAGAAGCGCGCTTTTTGGCCGTATTTGATGCGCCAATTGCAAATTATTCAACCAAAGGTAGTCATCACACTGGGTCGGCATAGCGGCATGGCATTTATTCCTGACTTGGCGATCTCGCGTGATCATGGCAATCCGCGCTGGGCACAGTTCAACGGTTTGAAGTTCTTGGTGATTCCGCTGTATCATCCGGCAGCGGCGCTATATAACGGGGCGTTGCGGCAGACGTTAATTGACGATTTTGTGCGGGCGGCGCAATTGGCCGTCCAGGCGAGCGCCTGA
- a CDS encoding RNase J family beta-CASP ribonuclease, with amino-acid sequence MGQRRLATPKGDDQSKRPATKKSNTAVMNSTTTRKGEVFRAQRRTSENVNLRASQHVIDIPVNKSVYNGYGGEQFSAKMQPKRTRGGKPKLRIIPIGGVGEMGIGKNMNAIEYDDEIIIVDMGFLFPGSDYPGINYITPDITWLEENKHKIKAHVFTHGHLDHIGSFRHFIHRIPAPVYASKFTIGMLDKSLADADTDFQPDFRVMDPLSHEVVQVSKHFSVELVRVNHSIPDSTAVVIRTPLGVVIDSGDWRFEESPVDGQKFDLKRMTEVASKEGVLMFMNESTNCESAGTHTHTEFDIQYSIGQVMDKFSNSRVILSCFSSQVHRLQLILEEAHKHGRKVAFAGFSMIQNLEVALRSGTIKIPKNTVMKMEDIIKLPDSQITVVCTGSQGEFNAVLSRMATGAHKYMKIKGSDVVVFSSNPIPGNEKNVVRTVDGLMREGSDVIQNGKTHLTGIGPLHLSGHGYYDDHIKLINALNPTYYMPIHGEFHMLVHNARLAEKECGIPRKNIFVCDAGDIIEIDIERQAKKAGRIQVGGVMYDDTGAIVSEVVLKDRIHMSQEGMFVVVLTVQRGTGRLLTSPDIISRGFIYLRDSEELMNMIRQYLKQKAARSFAGKYDLDVVKKEIKDEVTHILYDQTRRTPIVIPVINEVGGLKTVKSTTASNASTVKTPVRSRKPATASATEPKMTLPTMPRRRFPRRQVPDTEANDTKAREVGRVRAY; translated from the coding sequence ATGGGCCAGAGACGACTTGCGACGCCGAAGGGCGATGATCAGTCAAAACGACCAGCTACAAAAAAAAGTAACACAGCGGTGATGAATAGCACTACTACTCGCAAGGGTGAGGTGTTTCGGGCGCAGCGGCGCACGAGTGAGAACGTTAATCTCAGGGCGTCGCAGCACGTGATCGATATTCCGGTCAACAAATCAGTTTACAACGGCTATGGCGGCGAGCAATTTAGCGCCAAAATGCAGCCAAAACGCACTCGCGGCGGCAAACCGAAGTTGAGGATTATCCCAATCGGCGGTGTCGGCGAAATGGGTATCGGTAAAAACATGAACGCCATTGAGTATGACGATGAGATTATCATTGTGGACATGGGTTTCCTGTTTCCGGGGAGCGATTATCCAGGTATTAATTACATCACGCCAGATATCACGTGGCTAGAAGAAAATAAGCATAAGATCAAGGCGCATGTGTTCACCCACGGGCACCTTGATCACATTGGTTCATTCCGGCACTTTATCCACCGGATTCCAGCACCGGTCTATGCATCGAAATTTACCATCGGCATGCTAGATAAGTCGCTGGCTGACGCGGATACTGATTTCCAGCCGGACTTTCGGGTGATGGACCCATTGAGCCACGAAGTTGTTCAGGTGTCGAAGCACTTTTCGGTAGAATTGGTGCGGGTGAATCACTCGATTCCAGATTCAACGGCGGTGGTGATTCGGACGCCGCTGGGCGTGGTGATTGACTCTGGTGACTGGCGATTTGAGGAAAGTCCGGTTGATGGTCAGAAGTTCGACCTCAAACGGATGACTGAAGTGGCGTCCAAAGAAGGCGTGTTGATGTTCATGAACGAATCGACCAACTGTGAATCGGCCGGTACACATACCCACACTGAGTTTGATATTCAATATTCCATTGGTCAGGTGATGGATAAATTTAGTAATAGTCGAGTGATTTTAAGTTGTTTCTCATCACAGGTACACCGTTTGCAATTAATTTTGGAAGAAGCGCATAAGCATGGGCGTAAGGTGGCGTTTGCCGGATTTTCGATGATTCAGAACTTGGAAGTGGCGCTGCGCTCAGGAACCATTAAGATCCCGAAAAATACCGTCATGAAGATGGAAGATATCATCAAGCTGCCGGATAGCCAGATTACCGTGGTTTGTACTGGCTCGCAGGGTGAGTTTAATGCCGTGCTAAGCCGTATGGCGACTGGCGCGCATAAATACATGAAGATCAAAGGCTCTGACGTGGTGGTGTTTAGCTCTAATCCGATTCCGGGCAATGAGAAAAACGTGGTGCGAACAGTCGATGGCTTAATGCGCGAGGGCTCTGATGTGATTCAGAATGGCAAGACGCACTTGACGGGGATCGGGCCGCTGCACTTGTCGGGTCATGGTTACTACGACGATCACATTAAGCTGATTAATGCCTTGAACCCAACATACTATATGCCAATTCACGGTGAATTCCACATGCTGGTGCACAATGCGCGGCTGGCAGAGAAAGAGTGTGGTATTCCGAGGAAGAATATCTTTGTGTGTGACGCTGGTGACATTATTGAAATTGATATTGAACGCCAAGCCAAGAAAGCCGGTCGAATTCAAGTTGGCGGCGTGATGTATGATGATACGGGTGCTATTGTATCCGAGGTGGTACTGAAAGACCGCATTCATATGTCTCAAGAGGGAATGTTCGTGGTGGTATTGACGGTGCAACGCGGCACCGGTCGGTTACTGACCAGCCCAGACATTATTTCCCGCGGTTTCATCTATCTGCGTGATTCCGAGGAATTGATGAATATGATTCGTCAGTATTTGAAACAGAAGGCAGCGCGCAGTTTTGCTGGTAAGTACGACCTTGACGTGGTGAAAAAGGAAATCAAGGACGAAGTTACACATATTTTGTACGACCAGACGCGCCGGACGCCGATTGTTATTCCGGTAATTAACGAAGTCGGCGGTTTGAAAACGGTAAAATCGACTACTGCTTCGAATGCTTCTACTGTAAAGACACCGGTGCGTAGCAGAAAACCTGCCACCGCTTCAGCGACGGAACCGAAAATGACTCTGCCAACTATGCCGCGCCGCCGCTTCCCGCGCCGCCAGGTGCCAGACACCGAGGCGAATGACACCAAGGCTCGGGAGGTCGGTCGAGTGCGTGCGTACTAG